TAGAAAAAATGCCGCATCTATCCAAATCACAAGCAGTGGTACTAGCAATGTGGAGTTTTGGGATAGTCATGACCCAATCAAGCGGACTAACAACAGTTTCGGTGTTTTTAGCAGAGCTATTGGGAAAAAAGGAAAATACAGTACCTCAGCAGTTACGGGAATGGTTAAGAGACGCAGAAGATAAAACCAAAACAAAAGATGGGCGGGCAACACTTGATGTCACATCTTGTTTTAGTCCTTTATTGTCATGGATTCTGAGCCTGTGGCCAGAATCAGAAAAGCGTCTAGCATTGGCAGCAGATGCTTCCACATTGAGTGATAGATTCACCGTGTTGGCGATTAGTGTTGTTTACCGAGGTTGCGGAATCCCGATAGCCTGGAAAATAGTGGAAGCCACCAAACCCGGAAGTTGGAAGCCTCACTGGCAAGAATTATTTGGCTATGTGAGTCAAACAGTTCCCGCAGATTGGTTTGTCATCGTCACCACAGACCGAGGACTGTATGCCGATTGGTTGTACGAACAAATCAAGAGTCAGGGTTGGCATCCATTTATGCGGATTAACCTTCAAGGACTGTTTCAAATTCAGGGTGAGGACTGTTGGCGACCAATAAATAGTCTGGTGCCATTCGTAGGTCAATCATTCCAGGCTCTTGTAACTTGTTTTAAAACCAACTCGATTGAGTGTACCTTGTTAGCTCGTCATGAGCAAGGTTATGCCGACCCTTGGTTAATTGTCACTGATTTGCCTCCAGATGTTGCCGATGCTTGTTGGTATTCGATGCGTTCTTGGATTGAGTGTCTATTTAAAGACGGCAAACGAGGTGGCTTTGCCTGGCATCGCACTAAAATTACCGACCCTAAACGTGCTCAACGACATTGGTTAGCAATTGCCATTGCTACTTTGTGGCAAGTGAGTGTTGGTGGAGAAGTTGATGCTAATTTGCCCCCCAGTTGTTTGGATGAGTTACCACTGACCCATATTGCCCGACGCAATTTTAAAAATAGTTGTCTCCATCGTTGTTTGAGTTGTTTTCGTCGTGGGTTTTTAGTGATTAAGGCTGCTGTTCTCAAACATCTTCCATTACCAATCGGTGGTTTTTTCCCTGAACCTTGGCCCACCCTGACTCCACAACTCCGTGTTTCTCAAATCACCCTCTCTACTGCCTGATTTTTAATTCCCTACCCTTGAAAGGGAAGGAGAGTTGGGTGCTGGTGTGAACTTAAGTAGCAGTTTTTAATGGGGTGAAGTAGGGGTACATAGCTATATACTCATACCTGTTTAGTAGCAACTGGTGTTAGTTTATCGACCTAGCAAGCTTTCTATATTTTTAGATTTGACACTCTAACTCTAACCTAAAACTAACTAGACTCTATCTCAGGGATTTAGTAGCAAAATTCATATTACCTAGCTAATAAGCAGCAATTTAGTTCTACTAGCAAACCAACTTATTCACCGTAATTTTTCGGTCAACTTAATGTATTGAAAAAGTAATAATTGTTTAATTTAGTTATTTTTCAGATGTAATTTATTTTATATTGTAAGTAATATCAATACAACTTTTATTTAGTGCAACGGCTCATGATAACAGACTTTAAAGAATTAAACTCCAATAATAATTAATTTTTCGTCAAGCTTTTCTACTTATATAAATATTCTTTGAAAATTTATTATTCACATACTGATAAGGAAACTATATGCATGAAGTGATCAGCAGGAAAGAACTAATTGGCTTAACATTAGGTTAAGTAGGTATGTCTTTGTTAAAAGAATCATAGTTTATCTTTAAGCTAGGAATAGTAAAAATGCTGTAGCAATCATAAGTATAAAAAAATCATCTAAAAAAAGGTTTCTCAGAATTTTTCAAAAATAGTGTTTCGATATTGGAGGAGTTTAATAGTGGCTAATACTAGTCTGAAGCAAAGGCAACTGGTTACTACTTCTGAACAAGGCGCGATTGATATCAGACAACTACCTACTATTGTGCTTCGCCGCCGCTTTCTCATCTTGGGTGTTTCCAGTGTAGTTATATCACTTGCAAGTTTCCTCGCTGTCATCGCTAAACCAACTTACGAGAGCAATATGCAGATATTGGTAAGTTCCAACTTAGATGAAGGGGTAAAGCCAAATAATATCCAAGCCGATGCAGACGGTGAGGTCACTGATTCTAACTTGCAAGTGCGTGACTATACTGTTCAGCAGAAAATAATGCTGAGTTCTAATCTCATCCAGAAAGCTGTAGGTTTACTGCGTTCGAATTATCCAGGCATTTCTTTAGAAGATATCAAAGGGCAAAAGGAAAAGAATAAAAAAGCACCTTTGAGAGTGAATCAAGTAGAAGGTGGAACAACAACTAATAAGGTTTATAGTCAAGTATTAGAGGTTTCCTTCCAGGATGAAGATCCAGTCAAAGCCCAAAGAGTACTCCAAGCTCTGCAAAAAGTATATCTAGATTACAATACAGAGCAGCAAAAGCAGCGTCTGAAAAAAGGGCTAGCTTACGTAAACACTCGCCTACCTGAAGTAAAAAAACAGGTGAGTGAATCTGAGAACAATTTAGAACAGTTTCGGAAAAAACATAATTTACTCGATCCCGAAGCTCAAAGTAAAATATTGCTCAACTCTGTAGCAGATATTCAAAAACAGCTACAAAGTACTCGTGCTCAGCTACAAGATGCAGAAGCTCGTCACAATAATCTAGAGCAAATAATGGCGGCTTCAGCTCAAAATTCTTCAGTTTCTTCTCGTTTAAGTCAGTCAAGCCGCTACCAAGCACTGTTGAATGAGGTTCAAAAGACTGAACTAGCACTGGCTCAAGAACGATTACGTTATACAGACGATTATCCAACAGTCGAAAAACTTAAGCAGCAACGCCAAAGTCAAATGGCGCTGTTACGGCAAGAAGCGGAGCGATCGCTAAAAGACAAACCTAATACTGCT
This region of Nostoc sp. UHCC 0302 genomic DNA includes:
- a CDS encoding transposase → MPHLSKSQAVVLAMWSFGIVMTQSSGLTTVSVFLAELLGKKENTVPQQLREWLRDAEDKTKTKDGRATLDVTSCFSPLLSWILSLWPESEKRLALAADASTLSDRFTVLAISVVYRGCGIPIAWKIVEATKPGSWKPHWQELFGYVSQTVPADWFVIVTTDRGLYADWLYEQIKSQGWHPFMRINLQGLFQIQGEDCWRPINSLVPFVGQSFQALVTCFKTNSIECTLLARHEQGYADPWLIVTDLPPDVADACWYSMRSWIECLFKDGKRGGFAWHRTKITDPKRAQRHWLAIAIATLWQVSVGGEVDANLPPSCLDELPLTHIARRNFKNSCLHRCLSCFRRGFLVIKAAVLKHLPLPIGGFFPEPWPTLTPQLRVSQITLSTA